The genomic interval GATAAATCAATAATTGATTTAGAAAGGATATTATTATGAGTAAAAAAGCTATAATATCAATATGTAGCACTCAAGATATTGGAGAAAAAGAAAAAATAGAAGTTGTAACTGTTGGAGAATTTTCTATTAATGGAGATGAATTTATAGCTACTTATGATGAAACTGAGATATCAGGAATGGAAGGAACAAAAACAACTCTAAAAATAAAGGGCGATAAAGTTGTATTACATAGAGAAGGAACAACTAGCACAAAGATGGAATTCCAAAAAGATAATACACAAGTGGCTCTTTATAATACTCCTTATGGAATGTTAGAGCTTAAGACATCAACAAAAGAGTTAGATTTAGATGTTAATGAAAAGGGAGGAAATATATCTATAAAATATCATCTAATAGCTGGTGGACAAGAACCTATAAAAACAAATCTTGATATGAAAATAAAAGTAGAAGATTAGTCTATAAATAGATAAATAAGGCTGTACCTTTTGGTACAGCCTTATTTTTATAAATTATTTATTTTTAAAATAAAAAAAGTTGAAACTAATTTCAACTTATGAATTCCAATATTAATAATTAATTTTATTAAATGTGAGCAAAATATAAATAGTAAACGTTCTATAAATAAAAAATTTAAAAAACACAAAAAAAGTACTAGACTTCTACATTAACTTTTGATAGAATATCTACTATGTTATTAAAACAAGCAATAAAAAACCCATTCTAAATGAGGTAATTATCATTATAAATGAAATAAAGAACGATGTCAAGAATAAATTTACATTAGGAGGAAGAGATATGAGCAAAAATACTAAGTATGTATTTGTAACAGGTGGAGTTGTTTCTTCATTAGGAAAAGGAATAACAGCTGCTTCATTAGGAAGATTATTAAAAAACAGAGGATTAAGTGTAAGTATTCA from Clostridium perfringens carries:
- a CDS encoding DUF1934 domain-containing protein → MSKKAIISICSTQDIGEKEKIEVVTVGEFSINGDEFIATYDETEISGMEGTKTTLKIKGDKVVLHREGTTSTKMEFQKDNTQVALYNTPYGMLELKTSTKELDLDVNEKGGNISIKYHLIAGGQEPIKTNLDMKIKVED